Proteins encoded within one genomic window of Eleutherodactylus coqui strain aEleCoq1 chromosome 1, aEleCoq1.hap1, whole genome shotgun sequence:
- the LOC136610505 gene encoding taste receptor type 2 member 9-like, with translation MMESPIQYILTAVLYVIYLLGLMVNLIIVAANAMKWKSLKSLQTCDKILISLAISRSLNFFYIIIWNTIFLFFPRLLRNNILLSILNILIMFTFYSSFWIATNLCVFYCVRIVTYNYKLFTFLKSNISTMVTWLIPVSLLISLISSLPFGWYGYGLKLQNIRNENTTEYGLSTAQILKIRFLCFSLGSLPPFLIYCVANLLLIHFLLMHIRQMRSNESHIQSPNMNSHFNALKSMSLFLVLQIMLFMYASIHSSGVLFQLQYSHFIADIIACIPTLFHSLYMISSSREVKKMLTSTCLGLIRCC, from the coding sequence ATGATGGAATCTCCTATCCAATATATTCTTACTGCTGTTCTCTATGTGATCTACCTGCTGGGTCTCATGGTAAATTTGATTATTGTGGCTGCTAATGCCATGAAATGGAAAAGTCTAAAATCTCTCCAGACCTGTGATAAGATCCTGATCTCCTTGGCCATTTCTAGAAGCTTGAATTTTTTCTATATCATAATTTGGAATACTATTTTCCTATTTTTCCCAAGGCTTCTGCGAAATAATATTCTGTTATCAATCCTAAATATTCTGATTATGTTCACATTCTACAGCAGTTTCTGGATTGCCACAAACCTCTGTGTCTTCTACTGTGTGAGAATTGTAACCTACAACTATAAACTATTCACCTTCCTGAAGAGCAATATCTCCACCATGGTCACGTGGTTGATTCCGGTCTCTCTGCTAATTTCACTGATTTCCAGCCTTCCATTTGGTTGGTACGGTTATGGCTTAAAGCTGCAGAATATCAGGAATGAAAATACAACAGAGTACGGACTATCTACTGCTCAAATCCTTAAAATTCGGTTCCTGTGTTTTTCTCTAGGCTCTCTTCCACCTTTTCTAATATATTGTGTTGCTAATCTGCTCCTAATTCATTTCCTCCTAATGCACATCAGACAGATGAGAAGCAATGAGTCACATATTCAAAGCCCAAACATGAATTCTCACTTTAATGCTTTGAAAAGTATGAGCTTATTTCTTGTGCTGCAGATAATGCTATTTATGTATGCAAGTATTCACAGCTCTGGTGTATTGTTTCAGTTACAATATTCACACTTCATTGCTGACATAATAGCCTGCATCCCCACATTGTTCCATTCCTTGTACATGATATCTTCCAGCAGAGAAGTAAAGAAGATGCTTACCTCTACGTGTCTTGGACTTATCAGATGTTGCTGA